A genome region from Maridesulfovibrio salexigens DSM 2638 includes the following:
- a CDS encoding extracellular solute-binding protein, whose protein sequence is MKRILVFALLTVFALAGTAQAETLKLLTWKGYAPQKLIDTFEKETGIKVEVTFSNNEEMIAKLRATRGAGFDLAQPSQDRISSVQKKYKLYQAMDYSKLDSSLFIPSMLTAVKANTLVKDESYAAPFCWGTSGLIVNSEKAPNADSFKALIDPKYKGRVSYRLKRPTLIAMGFALGYDPFALYDDPKAYKAMLDKIAETMIEAKPIVKNYWANGDSLLESMRSGEVFVAMAWDAGGWKLHADNKAIDFKAPKEGALGWIDTFAIPAKAKNVEAAYKWINFMMKPENAGYFSSMEKYATASKDALKFTEKAVADNFARSFPQAVIDNIKWYPPVPAKLESMEGKILDKIKAAN, encoded by the coding sequence ATGAAAAGGATTCTTGTATTTGCTTTGCTGACTGTGTTTGCTCTGGCCGGAACCGCTCAAGCGGAGACTCTGAAACTGTTAACCTGGAAAGGGTATGCACCCCAGAAATTGATCGACACTTTTGAAAAAGAAACCGGAATCAAGGTTGAGGTTACCTTTTCCAACAACGAGGAAATGATTGCCAAGTTGCGGGCCACCCGAGGTGCAGGTTTTGACCTTGCCCAGCCTTCACAGGACCGTATTTCTTCCGTTCAGAAAAAGTACAAATTGTATCAGGCTATGGACTATTCCAAACTTGATTCCAGTCTGTTCATTCCTTCCATGCTCACTGCGGTTAAGGCCAATACCCTTGTTAAAGATGAATCCTATGCAGCACCATTCTGCTGGGGAACATCCGGCTTGATCGTAAACAGCGAAAAGGCACCTAACGCAGATTCTTTTAAGGCTCTCATCGATCCCAAATATAAGGGCCGCGTGAGCTACCGTCTTAAGAGACCTACTCTCATCGCCATGGGTTTTGCTCTTGGTTATGATCCCTTCGCACTTTATGACGATCCCAAAGCTTACAAAGCCATGCTCGATAAAATTGCCGAAACCATGATTGAAGCTAAGCCTATTGTTAAGAACTACTGGGCCAACGGTGATTCCCTGCTTGAGTCCATGCGTTCCGGTGAAGTCTTTGTTGCTATGGCTTGGGATGCAGGTGGCTGGAAACTGCATGCTGACAACAAAGCAATTGATTTCAAAGCACCCAAAGAAGGCGCTCTCGGCTGGATTGATACTTTTGCCATTCCCGCGAAGGCCAAAAACGTTGAAGCCGCTTACAAGTGGATTAACTTCATGATGAAGCCTGAAAATGCCGGTTACTTTTCTTCCATGGAAAAATACGCCACCGCGTCCAAGGATGCTCTGAAGTTTACTGAGAAGGCTGTTGCTGACAATTTTGCCCGTTCCTTTCCGCAGGCAGTTATCGATAATATTAAGTGGTATCCCCCGGTTCCTGCCAAGCTGGAAAGCATGGAAGGTAAGATTCTCGATAAAATCAAGGCTGCTAACTAG
- a CDS encoding MetS family NSS transporter small subunit gives MEFSAIIMMLFGLGITWGGAYACFRIAFKNQ, from the coding sequence ATGGAATTCTCAGCAATCATTATGATGCTCTTCGGACTCGGTATAACCTGGGGCGGCGCTTATGCCTGCTTCCGTATTGCCTTTAAGAATCAGTAG
- a CDS encoding sodium-dependent transporter gives MQKRETWGSRTGFIMAAVGSAIGLGNIWRFPYMVYENGGGAFLIPYFVAMLAAGMPFMILEFGLGQKFKGSAPKVFSSISKKWEWLGWWQVMVSFIITTYYVVVVAWAINYFLLAFNQGWTASPKDFFFGEFLGLTDSPMNMGGVQTSILYATAAAWLMTFVAVFTGVKSGIERISKIFMPLLFLLVFIFIGRGLMLPGAVDGLEWLFKPDFNAIMDGKVWADAFGQIFYSLSIGFAIMISYSSYLSKDSDINNNACMTVFINCGFSIISGIMIFSVLGYMAHQQGVPVSEVAGSGVGLAFITLPTAINLMPAPAFFGTLFFLALTVAGLSSMISLAEVVVSALIDKINVSRKVAATVFCGLGFVVSIAFTTGGGLLLLDIVDHFINNFGILMGGFIEIIFVAWFCKLDDLRNHVNLTSEIKVGSLWMNSLRFVIPAMLGFMLVSNFIGDLSKNYGGYSTTATVAFGWAPLVLCLIFGLLCARNEGGFINVTGINRNFLKRR, from the coding sequence ATGCAAAAAAGAGAAACATGGGGCTCACGTACCGGCTTCATCATGGCCGCAGTGGGGTCCGCAATTGGATTGGGAAACATCTGGCGTTTTCCGTACATGGTTTATGAAAACGGCGGCGGCGCATTCCTAATTCCATATTTTGTGGCCATGCTTGCCGCAGGTATGCCTTTCATGATTCTTGAATTTGGTCTGGGCCAGAAATTCAAGGGCTCTGCTCCCAAGGTTTTTTCCTCCATTTCCAAAAAATGGGAATGGCTCGGCTGGTGGCAGGTTATGGTCTCTTTCATCATTACTACTTACTATGTCGTAGTCGTGGCTTGGGCCATTAACTATTTCCTGCTCGCCTTTAATCAAGGCTGGACAGCCTCACCCAAGGATTTCTTTTTTGGCGAATTCCTTGGCTTGACCGATTCTCCCATGAATATGGGCGGTGTGCAGACTTCAATTCTTTACGCCACAGCTGCTGCATGGCTGATGACTTTCGTGGCCGTTTTTACCGGTGTTAAGAGTGGTATTGAACGGATCAGCAAGATCTTTATGCCTCTGCTTTTCCTGCTCGTGTTTATTTTTATCGGCAGAGGGCTGATGCTTCCTGGTGCTGTTGATGGTCTGGAATGGCTCTTCAAGCCCGATTTCAACGCCATTATGGACGGTAAAGTCTGGGCTGATGCTTTCGGTCAGATCTTTTACAGCCTGTCCATCGGGTTTGCGATCATGATTTCCTATTCCAGTTATCTGTCCAAGGATTCCGACATTAACAACAATGCCTGCATGACCGTATTCATCAACTGTGGTTTCAGCATCATCTCCGGAATCATGATTTTCAGCGTGCTCGGTTACATGGCTCATCAGCAGGGCGTTCCGGTTAGTGAAGTTGCAGGTTCCGGTGTAGGCCTTGCCTTCATCACTCTGCCTACCGCTATCAACCTGATGCCTGCTCCCGCGTTTTTCGGGACCCTGTTCTTCCTCGCGCTTACTGTTGCGGGCCTTTCTTCTATGATCTCTCTTGCAGAGGTTGTAGTTTCCGCACTTATCGACAAGATCAATGTTTCCCGTAAGGTTGCGGCGACTGTTTTCTGCGGACTCGGTTTTGTGGTCAGCATCGCCTTTACTACCGGCGGCGGACTGCTTCTGCTTGATATCGTTGACCACTTCATCAATAACTTCGGTATCCTCATGGGCGGATTCATTGAGATCATTTTTGTGGCCTGGTTCTGCAAGCTTGATGATCTGCGCAACCACGTTAACCTTACTTCCGAGATCAAAGTAGGTTCTCTCTGGATGAACAGCCTGCGTTTTGTTATTCCCGCAATGCTCGGTTTTATGCTGGTTTCAAACTTCATTGGTGATCTTTCCAAAAACTATGGCGGTTACTCTACTACTGCTACCGTAGCGTTTGGTTGGGCTCCGCTTGTTCTTTGCCTGATCTTCGGTCTGCTTTGTGCCCGCAATGAAGGTGGATTCATCAATGTTACCGGCATCAACAGAAACTTTTTGAAAAGGAGGTAG
- a CDS encoding response regulator — protein MGKDDLLFSDSDDLFLEDEVENEAPYDQTLWKILIVDDEIEVHNTTRLVLSDFKFEGVGLEFLSAYSGKEALEILREHTDIAVVLLDVVMETPHAGLDCAEAIRNDLKNKNIRIVLRTGQPGQAPERKVIVEYDINDYKHKTELTTQRLFSTVYTAIRSYRDLSALDKQRIGLRYIIDASADFFQQHSIGTLAKGVLTQIEAMFSMHNSLYVHSKKNFAAALSNGTTKAWSVLTGTGKYGEDNSDPQISEKILMLLNEAVKSKKSSFVGEDFIGYFPTQSDKHHVIYLENCRNQNIEEINDLLTVFTNNVGIALDNAYLNEEIQKTQTEVIYRLGEVIETRSKETAYHVERVAEYSYIIGIASGMSEIDAKRLKQASPMHDIGKVGISDSILLKPDKLTAEEFEIMKTHTTIGYKLFKSSERKLLKVAANIAHTHHEHWDGNGYPRGIKGEEIPIEGRITNIVDVFDALCSERIYKKAWSAEDALQFLIKEKGKTFDPKLVDIFEEQFDNILKVKEKYSATQE, from the coding sequence ATGGGGAAGGACGACTTATTATTCAGCGACAGTGACGATCTCTTTTTGGAAGACGAAGTAGAAAACGAAGCCCCCTACGACCAGACCCTATGGAAAATATTGATAGTAGATGATGAAATAGAAGTTCACAACACAACACGGCTTGTCCTGAGCGACTTTAAATTCGAAGGTGTTGGACTAGAATTTCTATCAGCCTATTCAGGAAAGGAAGCTCTGGAGATACTGCGGGAACACACAGATATCGCCGTTGTTTTATTAGACGTAGTTATGGAGACACCACATGCCGGGCTGGACTGCGCAGAGGCGATCAGGAACGACTTAAAAAACAAGAATATCCGCATCGTACTCAGGACCGGCCAACCGGGACAGGCACCGGAGCGCAAGGTAATTGTTGAATATGACATCAATGACTACAAGCACAAAACAGAATTAACAACTCAACGGTTGTTTAGCACCGTCTATACAGCGATACGCTCATACAGGGATTTATCAGCATTAGATAAGCAGCGAATCGGATTAAGATACATAATAGATGCCTCCGCCGATTTTTTTCAACAGCACTCCATCGGCACATTGGCAAAAGGCGTGCTGACGCAGATAGAAGCAATGTTCAGCATGCACAACTCCCTATATGTCCATTCAAAGAAAAACTTTGCAGCCGCCCTCAGCAATGGGACCACTAAGGCGTGGAGCGTCCTTACAGGGACTGGAAAATATGGAGAGGACAACTCAGACCCTCAGATCAGCGAAAAGATCCTCATGCTATTAAATGAAGCTGTAAAATCCAAGAAGAGTTCTTTCGTAGGTGAAGATTTCATTGGTTACTTCCCTACTCAGTCAGATAAACATCACGTTATATATCTTGAAAATTGCAGAAATCAAAACATTGAAGAAATCAATGATCTACTAACTGTCTTCACCAATAATGTAGGCATTGCATTGGATAATGCATATTTAAATGAAGAGATACAAAAGACACAGACAGAAGTAATTTATAGATTAGGTGAAGTCATTGAAACCAGATCTAAAGAAACTGCCTACCATGTAGAACGGGTAGCAGAATACAGCTACATAATCGGAATAGCATCAGGAATGTCTGAAATAGATGCCAAAAGATTAAAGCAGGCTTCGCCTATGCACGATATTGGAAAGGTAGGAATTTCAGATAGTATTCTTTTAAAGCCTGATAAACTTACTGCTGAAGAGTTTGAAATAATGAAGACTCATACTACAATTGGGTACAAACTCTTTAAATCATCCGAAAGAAAATTATTAAAGGTAGCAGCCAATATTGCTCATACACACCACGAGCATTGGGACGGAAACGGATACCCGCGAGGAATCAAGGGAGAGGAAATTCCCATCGAAGGACGCATAACAAACATAGTTGATGTATTCGATGCCCTTTGCAGTGAGCGAATATACAAAAAGGCATGGTCAGCCGAAGACGCTTTGCAATTTCTTATTAAAGAAAAGGGGAAAACATTCGACCCCAAACTTGTCGATATTTTCGAAGAACAGTTTGATAATATTCTAAAAGTAAAAGAAAAGTACTCCGCCACACAGGAATAG
- a CDS encoding cache domain-containing protein, with amino-acid sequence MFTFKKIAKSADSLWVKITLPIVTSVILFLGVVVFVQLPETYNALLNKRKEALRDATDIAWNTLNFYNEKQLNGEISKQEAQEYAIKSISQIRFGASGKDYFWIMDYHPNMIMHPYIPELNGRDMRDHQDAKGKKFFIDMISETKKTGSAYIPYYWQWQDDKNKIYAKISYVKRFKPWKWIIGTGAYINDIDEDAIQQTQKMFLATLGVLSIISILSFLSIKRSVQASAIISKNEATLREIFQQSKELMIILDLNGSILQANKAVLDMSQFSNHQILNCKLEDVFPDIDLESTEAIKKAVNNASTGSSSSFDMKLIAGNKKSTYLKVTITPINDDEGKPIFIFANGINLTDINIAFEQLEELNANLEARVAERTNELELSLENLQNTQDQLVQSEKMAALGGLVAGVAHEINTPLGLGVTNATFLQEQAAKIKTAYEEGKFTKGEFEVFLDNCEEATRSMLVNLRRGADIIRSFKQVAVDQTNESLRTITLSEYLDEVMLSLKPSYKNSGHIVKTECPEDIIITTYPGLLMQIISNLTMNSLIHAFSDIDSGHITIKVSKENEKIKLVYSDDGVGLTQEQQAKIYDPFFTSKQAAGGTGLGMHIVYNIVTQKLCGSIHLESSPGQGVCFTITIPEHNDNAVCNSATA; translated from the coding sequence ATGTTTACCTTCAAAAAGATAGCAAAATCAGCTGACTCGCTATGGGTCAAAATAACTCTGCCCATAGTAACTTCAGTCATATTGTTCTTGGGTGTTGTTGTCTTCGTACAATTACCAGAAACATACAATGCTTTATTGAATAAACGAAAAGAAGCACTGCGGGATGCCACAGACATCGCATGGAACACACTTAATTTTTACAATGAAAAACAATTAAACGGCGAAATATCTAAACAGGAAGCTCAGGAATATGCGATCAAAAGCATCTCTCAAATTAGGTTTGGAGCATCCGGTAAGGATTATTTTTGGATAATGGACTACCACCCGAACATGATAATGCACCCATATATTCCAGAACTTAATGGACGAGATATGAGGGATCATCAAGATGCCAAGGGCAAAAAATTCTTTATTGACATGATCTCCGAAACTAAAAAGACAGGATCTGCATACATCCCTTATTATTGGCAATGGCAGGATGATAAAAATAAAATATATGCAAAAATTTCATATGTGAAACGTTTCAAACCATGGAAATGGATTATTGGAACGGGTGCTTACATCAATGACATTGACGAAGACGCAATTCAACAAACCCAAAAAATGTTTCTTGCCACACTGGGAGTACTCAGCATTATCTCCATACTCTCATTTCTATCTATCAAGAGGTCCGTTCAGGCTTCAGCGATAATTTCTAAAAACGAAGCAACCCTGCGGGAAATCTTTCAGCAATCTAAAGAATTAATGATAATTTTAGATCTGAACGGCTCGATCCTGCAAGCCAACAAAGCTGTGCTTGATATGTCTCAATTTTCAAACCATCAGATCCTAAACTGTAAACTTGAAGATGTCTTTCCTGACATTGACCTAGAATCAACTGAAGCCATTAAAAAGGCTGTTAATAACGCCAGCACGGGTTCAAGCTCCAGCTTCGATATGAAGCTCATTGCAGGAAACAAGAAAAGCACATACCTGAAAGTAACGATCACTCCTATTAACGATGATGAAGGAAAACCCATATTTATTTTTGCAAACGGAATAAATCTTACGGATATCAACATTGCATTCGAACAACTTGAAGAGTTGAACGCGAATCTTGAAGCCCGTGTAGCTGAAAGAACCAACGAATTAGAATTATCCCTTGAAAACTTGCAAAACACTCAAGACCAGCTCGTTCAGTCAGAAAAAATGGCCGCACTTGGCGGACTTGTTGCCGGAGTCGCTCATGAAATTAACACCCCGCTGGGATTAGGGGTAACAAATGCCACCTTCCTGCAAGAACAGGCTGCAAAGATAAAAACAGCCTACGAAGAAGGGAAATTCACCAAAGGCGAATTTGAAGTTTTTCTGGACAATTGCGAAGAAGCGACGCGTTCGATGCTGGTTAATCTTAGAAGAGGCGCCGACATAATTCGCAGCTTCAAGCAGGTTGCTGTGGACCAAACCAATGAATCCTTGCGGACCATCACCCTCAGTGAATATCTTGATGAAGTGATGCTCAGCTTGAAACCAAGCTATAAAAACAGTGGACACATCGTAAAAACAGAATGTCCCGAGGATATCATCATCACCACATATCCCGGACTCCTGATGCAGATAATTTCTAATCTGACAATGAATTCACTGATCCATGCTTTCAGCGACATAGATTCCGGTCACATCACCATCAAGGTATCGAAAGAAAATGAGAAAATTAAACTTGTTTATTCAGACGATGGTGTAGGACTTACACAAGAGCAGCAGGCAAAAATATATGATCCCTTCTTTACTTCCAAACAAGCAGCCGGAGGAACAGGTTTGGGCATGCACATCGTATATAACATCGTGACGCAAAAATTATGCGGTTCCATACATTTGGAATCATCTCCCGGCCAAGGGGTATGCTTCACTATCACTATTCCTGAACACAATGACAACGCAGTATGCAATAGCGCCACGGCCTAA
- a CDS encoding SulP family inorganic anion transporter — MNSNNSIVSPSNGSARADIFSGLTVALALVPEAVAFSFVAGVPPMVGLYGAFLMCLITAVLGGRPGMISGATGAMAVVMVSLVMEGNALGGPGSYAGLQYLFFTLLLVGVFQMLAGFFRLGKFIRMVPRSVMMGFVNGLAIVIFLSQLNMFKSEGTWMQGQPLWLMIGLVALTMAILTIVPKLHKKAPGALIAIIAVSIFVAAMQIETQTVLSFIQSNGGTGIKGGLPSFAIPQVPFTWDTLVFVTPYALILAAIGLIETLMTLSLVDELTETRGSGNRECLAQGLGNFVNGLFGGMGGCAMIGQSMINISSGGRGRLSGIVAASALLFFIMFTSQYIEQIPIAALVGVMLIVVIKTFAWSTFNIMNKVPKWDVIVIVLVTVLTVKYDLAIAVICGVIISAVIFAWENALRIRARKMVDEQGIKHYQIYGPLFFASTTLFLSKFDVQDDPDKVIIDFEDSRIMDQSAIEAINKIASMYERAGKKVYLVHLSQDCVRLIKRAEKICVVNILEDPSYFVGIDNYHQYIENLEFEAL, encoded by the coding sequence GTGAATTCAAACAATTCAATTGTTTCCCCCTCCAACGGCAGTGCCCGTGCTGACATTTTCTCCGGACTTACTGTAGCTCTCGCCCTTGTTCCTGAAGCTGTCGCTTTCTCATTTGTCGCAGGCGTACCGCCCATGGTCGGACTGTACGGCGCATTTCTCATGTGCCTTATCACAGCCGTTCTCGGCGGCAGACCCGGCATGATATCCGGCGCAACCGGAGCCATGGCTGTGGTCATGGTCAGTCTGGTTATGGAAGGTAACGCGCTGGGCGGACCCGGTTCATATGCAGGGCTGCAATACCTGTTTTTCACACTGCTTTTAGTCGGTGTGTTCCAAATGCTGGCCGGTTTCTTCCGTCTTGGGAAATTCATCCGCATGGTCCCGCGCTCAGTCATGATGGGATTCGTCAACGGACTGGCAATTGTAATTTTTCTTTCCCAGCTGAACATGTTCAAATCAGAAGGAACATGGATGCAGGGCCAACCGCTCTGGCTGATGATCGGCCTTGTGGCCTTGACCATGGCAATCCTGACCATCGTGCCCAAACTTCATAAAAAAGCCCCCGGAGCACTGATCGCCATTATTGCGGTTTCCATCTTTGTTGCTGCCATGCAGATAGAAACCCAAACAGTACTCTCATTCATCCAGTCCAACGGCGGAACCGGCATTAAAGGCGGCCTGCCTTCCTTTGCCATCCCTCAAGTACCATTTACTTGGGACACCCTTGTCTTTGTAACTCCCTATGCCTTGATTTTAGCCGCTATCGGCCTGATCGAAACCCTGATGACTTTGTCACTGGTTGACGAACTTACTGAAACACGCGGCAGCGGTAACCGCGAATGCCTCGCTCAAGGTTTAGGAAATTTCGTTAATGGATTATTCGGCGGCATGGGCGGATGTGCCATGATCGGCCAAAGTATGATCAACATCTCCTCCGGTGGACGCGGAAGACTTTCAGGAATTGTCGCAGCCAGTGCCCTTCTTTTTTTCATCATGTTCACTTCACAATATATTGAACAGATCCCCATTGCCGCCCTTGTCGGTGTTATGCTCATCGTAGTCATCAAGACCTTTGCATGGAGCACCTTTAACATCATGAACAAGGTCCCCAAATGGGATGTCATCGTCATCGTGCTGGTAACTGTCCTGACCGTTAAATATGATCTGGCCATTGCCGTAATCTGCGGCGTTATCATCTCAGCGGTTATCTTTGCATGGGAAAACGCCCTGCGTATCCGCGCCCGCAAGATGGTCGATGAGCAAGGCATTAAGCATTACCAGATCTACGGTCCGCTCTTCTTTGCCTCCACCACTCTCTTCCTGAGCAAATTTGATGTGCAGGACGACCCGGACAAAGTGATCATTGATTTCGAAGATTCCCGGATCATGGACCAGTCCGCCATTGAAGCGATTAACAAAATTGCCTCCATGTATGAACGGGCCGGAAAGAAAGTCTATCTGGTCCATCTCAGTCAGGATTGCGTTCGCTTAATCAAACGGGCCGAAAAAATCTGCGTGGTCAACATCCTCGAAGATCCCAGCTATTTTGTCGGCATCGACAACTATCATCAATATATTGAGAATCTGGAATTTGAAGCGTTGTAG
- the ablB gene encoding putative beta-lysine N-acetyltransferase encodes MLHDSILTVGNSTIQMGAYNDRIYLMSLAAEDGPAIVDEIINMAVAEDLSKIFAKVPESQALHFLSCGFEKEAEVPDMFDGDDGVFLSFYRYLWRKEQSDKEELDRVLAVAESKKGKGNVSTLPSSLQMRRLGPEDAHALAHLYGQTFKTYPFPITDPDFIRQEMEDGVRFMGVYEDSKLVGAASAEVASDGNSAEMTDFAVNPDYRKMGIAGALLRALEKDCTESGIKCLFTIARACSYGINSLFSKGEYKFSGQLKNNTNISGRLESMNIWYKVVEE; translated from the coding sequence ATGTTGCATGATTCTATTCTGACTGTAGGGAACAGCACCATACAGATGGGGGCTTATAATGACCGCATCTATCTGATGTCTCTAGCAGCAGAAGACGGTCCTGCGATTGTTGATGAAATTATCAACATGGCCGTGGCTGAGGACCTTTCGAAAATATTCGCCAAGGTTCCTGAATCGCAGGCGCTTCATTTTTTGTCCTGCGGCTTTGAGAAAGAGGCAGAAGTGCCGGACATGTTTGACGGTGATGACGGTGTTTTTCTGAGCTTCTATCGCTACCTTTGGCGTAAGGAGCAGAGTGACAAGGAAGAGCTTGATCGTGTTCTTGCTGTTGCTGAAAGCAAAAAAGGCAAGGGTAATGTCTCAACCCTGCCGAGCAGTCTGCAAATGCGCAGGCTTGGACCGGAAGATGCGCACGCGCTCGCGCATCTTTACGGTCAAACATTCAAAACTTACCCGTTCCCTATCACTGACCCTGACTTCATTCGTCAGGAAATGGAAGACGGGGTGAGGTTCATGGGCGTTTACGAAGACTCAAAGCTGGTAGGTGCAGCCTCTGCTGAAGTTGCATCTGATGGAAACAGTGCGGAGATGACAGATTTCGCTGTTAACCCGGACTACCGCAAGATGGGAATTGCCGGTGCTCTGTTGCGCGCTCTCGAAAAAGATTGCACCGAGTCCGGTATCAAGTGCCTGTTCACCATTGCCAGAGCCTGTTCGTACGGGATTAATTCTCTGTTTTCCAAGGGAGAATATAAGTTTTCGGGACAGCTAAAAAATAATACCAATATCAGCGGGCGTCTTGAGTCCATGAATATTTGGTATAAGGTTGTTGAGGAATAG
- the ablA gene encoding lysine 2,3-aminomutase yields the protein MTVYTERQEALAGVIDDDSSRSDWTDWKWHVRNTIRTVSGFEKVLGIKFSDSERKKHEMTLRKFPLAITPYYLSLIDEEDYENDPVFLQSFPSPEELKIERCDMTDPLHEDEDSPVPGITHRYPDRVLFHISNLCSMYCRHCTRKRKVGDQDSIPSTSQLEKGIEYIRNTPQVRDVLLSGGDPFMLSDEKLDWILTKIGEIEHVEVVRIGTRMPVVLPYRITDDLVNMLKKHHPLWINTHFNHPREVTDSSRRAIAKLADAGIPLGNQSVLLAGVNDCPRLIKTLNQKLVKNRVRPYYLYQCDLSEGLSHFRTPVGKGIEILESLRGHTSGFAVPTYVVDAPGGGGKIPVMPNYIVSWATNKVVLRNYEGVITTYTEPDSYECNTCDRNCADCNLQLKEEDAEEKAIGIEKLISDWDDTLSLTPEDNERAERNSHVA from the coding sequence ATGACTGTTTACACAGAGCGACAGGAAGCATTGGCTGGTGTGATTGATGACGATTCTTCGAGGTCTGACTGGACTGACTGGAAGTGGCACGTCCGCAACACAATCAGGACTGTCTCCGGCTTTGAAAAAGTTTTAGGCATCAAATTCAGTGATTCTGAACGTAAAAAACATGAGATGACCCTGCGGAAATTTCCGTTGGCTATTACCCCTTACTATCTTTCACTCATTGATGAGGAAGATTACGAAAATGATCCCGTTTTTCTGCAATCCTTTCCAAGCCCTGAAGAGCTGAAGATAGAGCGTTGCGATATGACTGATCCGTTGCACGAGGATGAAGACAGCCCGGTTCCCGGAATTACCCATCGTTACCCGGACCGTGTGCTTTTCCACATCAGCAACCTTTGTTCTATGTATTGCAGGCATTGTACTCGCAAACGTAAAGTCGGTGATCAGGATTCTATCCCGTCCACTAGCCAGTTGGAAAAGGGAATTGAATATATCCGCAACACTCCGCAGGTGCGTGACGTGCTGCTTTCCGGTGGTGATCCGTTCATGCTTTCAGATGAAAAACTGGACTGGATTCTGACCAAGATCGGTGAAATTGAGCATGTCGAGGTTGTCCGAATCGGAACCCGTATGCCGGTTGTCCTGCCTTATCGCATCACCGATGATCTGGTGAATATGCTTAAGAAGCATCATCCGCTCTGGATCAACACTCACTTCAACCATCCAAGGGAAGTGACTGATTCTTCGCGCAGGGCCATCGCAAAACTTGCTGATGCCGGAATACCGCTGGGTAACCAGAGTGTATTGCTGGCAGGGGTCAACGATTGCCCGCGCTTGATCAAGACACTGAACCAGAAGCTGGTTAAGAACAGGGTTCGTCCTTACTATCTTTACCAGTGTGACCTTTCCGAAGGCTTAAGTCATTTCCGTACTCCCGTAGGTAAGGGGATTGAGATCCTTGAAAGTTTACGCGGACATACCAGCGGCTTCGCCGTGCCGACTTATGTTGTGGATGCTCCGGGCGGTGGCGGTAAGATTCCGGTCATGCCCAACTATATTGTTTCATGGGCCACCAATAAGGTTGTGCTGCGAAATTACGAAGGGGTAATCACCACCTATACTGAACCGGATTCCTACGAGTGTAATACCTGTGACCGGAATTGCGCTGATTGTAATCTCCAGCTTAAGGAAGAAGATGCCGAAGAAAAAGCTATCGGTATTGAAAAGCTTATTTCCGACTGGGACGATACCCTCAGTTTGACTCCTGAAGATAACGAAAGGGCGGAGCGTAATTCGCATGTTGCATGA
- a CDS encoding amino acid ABC transporter ATP-binding protein: MQDTISIEGVHKWFDTNHVLKGVDLNVGNSDVVVVIGASGSGKSTLLRCVNRLETYTKGKISINGDKVPSDEKEINSMRSRVGMVFQHFNLFPHMSVLGNVTEGPTQVRKMPKKEAAELGMSFLDKVGMAEKADAYPETLSGGQKQRVAIARALAMKPEVMLFDEPTSALDPELVGEVLTVMRDLADDGMTMMVVTHEMNFANEVADSVAFMDQGVILEQDSPSRLFSAPAEQRTQEFLSQIL, translated from the coding sequence ATGCAGGATACTATTAGCATAGAAGGTGTTCACAAATGGTTCGACACCAACCACGTGCTCAAGGGAGTTGATCTGAATGTGGGTAACTCCGACGTGGTTGTAGTTATCGGGGCCAGTGGTTCCGGAAAATCCACTTTGCTGCGCTGCGTAAACCGCCTTGAAACATACACCAAGGGTAAAATCAGCATCAATGGTGACAAGGTCCCGAGTGATGAAAAGGAAATCAATTCCATGCGCAGCCGGGTTGGGATGGTCTTTCAGCATTTTAATCTTTTCCCGCATATGAGCGTATTGGGCAATGTGACTGAAGGGCCAACTCAGGTCAGGAAGATGCCCAAAAAAGAAGCTGCGGAGCTGGGCATGTCTTTTCTGGATAAAGTAGGCATGGCCGAAAAAGCTGATGCTTACCCGGAAACATTATCCGGCGGTCAGAAACAGAGGGTCGCCATTGCCCGCGCCTTGGCAATGAAGCCGGAAGTAATGCTTTTTGATGAACCTACTTCTGCCCTTGATCCGGAACTGGTCGGTGAGGTGCTCACAGTTATGCGTGACCTTGCTGACGACGGCATGACCATGATGGTTGTTACCCACGAAATGAATTTTGCAAATGAGGTAGCTGATTCCGTTGCCTTTATGGATCAGGGTGTAATTCTGGAACAGGATAGCCCCTCACGTTTGTTTTCTGCTCCGGCAGAGCAGCGGACTCAGGAGTTTCTCTCTCAAATATTATAA